The sequence below is a genomic window from Candidatus Poribacteria bacterium.
TCTGCGGCGTCTCGGACTGCCCCGTGCGCAGGAGCGAGCGCGTGCGGGAACACCCCTTCACCCTCGAAGGCTCCATTGGAGACCCGGCGCACTTCCGTCTGATCGCCGAACGCGGCGAGACCCCTTCGAGCGAGACGCGGTCCGCTGTCCACTAGCCACGTCCATGGCTCCGACGCCCGCCAGTGATGACTCGCCGAGTCGCCGCTACGATCCTCGCCTTGGCTCCGTCATTCCCGCGAGCCGCTTTCGCGGGGACAGGCAGCCGGGCGGCGCGGCAGTACCGTACGAGTACGGCAACGGCGTACGATTGCGGCTGCGGACTCACGCCGCTATCATGGGTCAGTCACCCCATCCAAGGACTCGGCATGCAGGTTTCCGTCCGATTCTTCGCAGGTTGCCGCGATGCCTCCGGCACGGACGGCGAGACGTTCGAGCTGCCGGAGGGCGCGAGCCTGTCCGCCCTCAAAGACGCGCTGGCGGAGCGCTTCCCGAAGCTGGCGCGTTATGTCCAGGGAGTTCGATACGCCCGCAACTGGGAATACGTCTCCGGTGACGCCGCCCTCTCCGACGGCGACGAGATCGCTCTGATCCCGCCGGTTGCCGGCGGCGTCTGCGCAGGATTGCCATGATCCGCTGCTGGATGACTTCCGATCCGATCGACGAATCTGCCGTGCGTGCGCTGGTGGACTCTCCGAGCTCCGGCGCGATCGTCGTCTTCCTGGGCATCGTGCGGAACCACGCCGAGGGCAGGGCCGTCGCCGCGCTCGAATACGAAGCCTACGAACCGATGGCGGTCAAGACGCTCACGGACATCGCGTCGGAAGCCGCCTCTCAATGGAACCTGGATCACGCCGCCGTGGTCCACCGTGCCGGGCGCTTGAAGATCGGCGAGGCGAGCGTCGCGATCGCTGTCTCGTCGGCGCACCGCGCGGAAGCCTTCGCCGCGTGCGCCCAGATCATGGATCGGATCAAGCAGGATGCGCCCATCTGGAAACGCGAAATCTGGGCGGACGGCGGCGAACGCTGGGTCGGCGACGATGCCGAAGACCGCTAGGGGACGCCCATGCCCATCATCCATTGGAACGACGCCCCGGAGCGCCCGCGAGCGCACGATCCCCAAGGGTTCGCCAAGCTCTTCGTGAACCCCTCCGTCGGGGCGGAGCGCCTCGCGGTTCACGTTTCAGCGATCAGCCCCGGAACGCGCGCTCACGATCCGCACGCTCATGCCGAGGAGGAGGTCATGTACGTCCTCGAAGGGAGCGGGTCGATGCTTCTGGGAGAGGAGACCTTCCCTGTCGCAGCGGAGTGCGCGATCTTCGTCCCCTCTGGCGTGTTTCACGGGATCGAGAACACGGGCGACACGCTGATGCGCTATATGGTCATCCTCGAAGCCAAGCGAGATGCCTAGCCAGAAGGGAGCGTACCCGTGGATGAGCCGGTGACCGTTCCC
It includes:
- a CDS encoding MoaD/ThiS family protein, whose protein sequence is MTRRVAATILALAPSFPRAAFAGTGSRAARQYRTSTATAYDCGCGLTPLSWVSHPIQGLGMQVSVRFFAGCRDASGTDGETFELPEGASLSALKDALAERFPKLARYVQGVRYARNWEYVSGDAALSDGDEIALIPPVAGGVCAGLP
- a CDS encoding molybdenum cofactor biosynthesis protein MoaE: MIRCWMTSDPIDESAVRALVDSPSSGAIVVFLGIVRNHAEGRAVAALEYEAYEPMAVKTLTDIASEAASQWNLDHAAVVHRAGRLKIGEASVAIAVSSAHRAEAFAACAQIMDRIKQDAPIWKREIWADGGERWVGDDAEDR
- a CDS encoding cupin domain-containing protein encodes the protein MPIIHWNDAPERPRAHDPQGFAKLFVNPSVGAERLAVHVSAISPGTRAHDPHAHAEEEVMYVLEGSGSMLLGEETFPVAAECAIFVPSGVFHGIENTGDTLMRYMVILEAKRDA